DNA sequence from the Oncorhynchus keta strain PuntledgeMale-10-30-2019 chromosome 1, Oket_V2, whole genome shotgun sequence genome:
GAAAATGCATACATCCCTTTTTTTTACCGGaaattatttgtttattttactttCTAATTCACATTTCTTCAAAATATCAAAAGGATCTACTAGATCTGTCATGTCTGGAAGAATACTTTACTACCCATTTGTGGAAACAGAACTTATTGCATCCTTACatcctttttctctttctccaaCCCCCCTGAAACACACATACATGCCCACTGACATGCTAAAGTGGAAGGATCAGCGACACAGCACCATCCCTTATTTGACTTAACAAAATGCATAATAATTCACAAAACAAAAATGCAATACAAAGGAGAAACAAGCGATTAGGTTGATGATAAAAACATCCAGTTCTGGCGGCTCACATTCTGTCATAAGTTCTTGTGATACCTGGGATTCAAACCGGCAACCCTTGCCCTGCTGCTGTACCATCTAAAGTCATAATTGGTACCAGTTTACGTTCAGATTTTAGATGAGGAAAATCAAGAGAGATAGAAAAGATTCTTGTTCTTATAATTTTTGTAATACATGTTCTGATCTCCTTGGTCCTAATACCATATATGATAGGGTGTACCAGTGGTGGGAAAAGAATGAACTGTACTGATATTAATACATTAACATCCTTGCTAACTGTGCTGTGCCTGTTGTAAATAACAGAAAAAATAATGGCTGTTGAGAAGTTGATGAAAGTGATCAAGTGGGGAGCACATGTATTAAAAGCCTTAGTTTGTGACTCCTTTGAGACTTTCAAGCAAACAAGTAATATTTTGACATATGAAAGCACATTTAACACAAAAGGTAAAACCACTAGACTTGCTATGATACATATACCATACAGGTTACTCAGTGCACTTTCAACACAGGAGAGTTTAACAACTGCTAAGTTATCACAAAAAAGCTTGTTGATATTGTAGCTGCACACAGGCAGCCTAGAAGTGATAAATATTTGAAAAGCAAGCATAGTTATGGGAATAAAATATACCAATGCTACCAACATCTTCACTTTAGAAGGGGTCATAATGCTATGATATTGCAATGGCTTACAAATTGAGACATACCTGTCATATGCCATCACTGCTAGAATAACGTAAGCACACGTTGCATATACACTGCTGAAAAACACCTGCAATAAACAACCTTTGTGAGAGATGTCCTTTATGTCATTCACAAGATTGTCCATGATCTTCGGACAGACGGATAAACACCCAATCAGTCCATTCACCGCCAAGTTGAACAGAAATATGTACATGGGCTTGTGTAAGTGTGATTCTAAGTAGATGACAAGCATGAGACTGATATTGGCAAATATTGTAATGAAGAAAAgcaaaaatgtgaagaaaaaagcTGCGTAGTTGAGTGGGCCTGGAGGTCCATACGCAGTGAAAAATACAGTGCTATGCAAGACAGTTTGGTTCATATTTCCTGAGGAAAAGACAATTATAATCAGAAGTTATCAGACATAATTTTACATATAATAAAATGCAGTAATAAAATAAACGTTTAGAAAATTTGCAAATGTCAAAATAGTTACCATCAGGTTAATAAACTAGAGTTGGTGTGAATGAATTTGATGAAGATGAGAACATTCTAAAATGAACAGTCTTCCAAGTAAGATGTTGGCTGGCGTGATACATTTGAGCCTTTTTATACCTTCACCATATCATAATTGACATGAGTATTTTTAGTATTTTCCAAATTAAAGCAATGTCTTAGAGAGATGTCACCCAATGGCATTAATTAAGGATGTATTTGTATCACTTCATTTGAGATCAGGgaggtgtttgtgtttgtttgactGTATTCCAATTATTTTGGTTCACTTAAATGGCTAATCTTACATTTTCAAACTTTTAAAAGAATCATATACACCCATTGTTTCTTGAAAAATATAACTTATGAATGCCTCATGGGCTGAGTCAACTGTCTTACCCCAtaagaacccaaaatataagcttgtttcacTCCATTGTTTATAAACAATATAACtgaaaacaaacactgtatagcctcaaaacatggttaaaactatgattttgatatcatggatggtcagtccttgcttCTATGAATTTGGACGATATATACCACCGCCAACAACAGGTTGACTTTATTAGGGGTCTTAATGGTGTGGTACTGCAAGGGCTTACAAATAGAGTCAAACCGGTCACAGGCCATCACTGTTAGAATCAGATATGAATAGACTCTACTGAAAGAGATTGGATTAAACAGTCAAGCGAGATATCTTGGATTCCCACGAGGAGGTATTTCATGATCTTTGGACAGACTGAAGAACTTTCAATTACTGCCAAGTGGAACAAAAACATGTAGACTTGTTTCAATGGAGatgaccatgagaaacaggagtcacgttctgaccttagttcttttgttatgtctttgttttgggttggtcagggcgtgagttgggatgggttgtctatgttcgtttttctatgttgtgttttgcgtttggcctgatatggttctcaatcagaggcaggtgtcgttagttgtctctgattgaggatcatacttaggtagccttttcccacctgtgtttggtgggtgattgttttctgtctttgtgtatgtcaccagacaggactgtttcgttttgtgtcattctctttgttatttttgttttagtgttctgtgtttaataaatttatcatgaacacgtaccacgctgcacattggtcctccgatccttcatactcctcaGACGAGGACGACGAACGATACAACAGGTTAAGAGACAAAGTTTAGacatacagtgaggcaaaaaagtatttagtcagccaccaattgtgcaagttctcccacttaaaaatatgagaggcctgtaattttcatcataggtagacttcaactatgacagacaaaatgagggaaaaaatccagaaaatcacattgtaggatttttaatgaatttatctgcaaatgatggtggaaaataagtatttggtcacttacacacaagcaagatttctggctctcagagacctgtaacttcttctttaagaggctcctctgtcctccagtcgttacctgtattaatggcacctgtttgaacttgttatcagtataaaagatacctgtccacaacctcaaacagtcacactccaaactccactatggccaagaccaaagagctgtcaaaggacaccagaaacaaaattgtagacctgcaccaggctgggaagactgaatctgcaataggggggacctagtgaatgacctgcagagagctgggaccaaaggaACAAAGTCTAccgtcagtaacacactacgccgccagggactcaaatcctgcagtgccagacgtgtccccctgcttaagccagtacatgtccaggcccgtctgaagtttgctagagagcatttggatgatccagaagaagtttgggagaatgtcatatggtcagatgataccaaaatataactttttggtaaaaactaaactagctgtgtttggaggacaaagaatgctgagttgaatccaaagaacaccatacctactgtgaagcatgggggtggaaacatcatgctttggggctgtttttctgcaaagggaccaggatgactgatccgtgtaaaggaaagaatgaatggggccatgtatcgtgagattttgagtgaaaacctccttccatcagcaagggcattgaagatgaaacgtggctgggtgtgtgaaaaccttgtgaagacttacagaaaacgtttgacctctgtcattgccaacaaagggtatataacaaagtattgagaaacttttgttattgaccaaatacttattttccaccatgatttgcaaataaattcataagaaatcatacaatgtgattttctggattttttttcttctgattttgtctgtcatagttgaagtgtacctatgatgaaaattacaggcctctctcatctttttaagtgggataacttgcacaattggtgactgactaaatacttttttgccccactgtacatcaaacagaaatatacagttgaagtctgaattttacatacaccttaaccaaatacatttaaactcagtttttcacaattcctgacatttaatcatagtaaacaATTCCCTGTGAGTTCggatcaccgctttattttaagaatgtgaaatgttagaataacagtagagagaattatttatttcagcttttatttctttcatcacattcccagtgggtcagaagtttgcatacactcaattagtatttggtagcattgcctttaaattgtttaacttgggtcaattgttttgagtagccttccacaagcttcccacaataagttggggaattttggcccattcctcctgacagagctggtgtaattgagttgggtatgtaggcctccttgcttgcacacttttttcagttctgccctcaaacattctataggcttgaggtcagggctttgtgatggccactctaataccttgactttgttgtccttaagccattttgccacaactttggaagtatgcttagggacattgtccatttggaagacccatttggtgACCATgctttaacttcatgactgatgttttgagatgttgcttcaatatatccacataattttcctacctcatgatgccatctattttgtgaagtgcaccagtccctactgcagcaaagcacccccacaatatgatgctgccacccctgtgcttcatggttgggatggtgttcttcggcttgcaagcc
Encoded proteins:
- the LOC127931101 gene encoding olfactory receptor 1-like — its product is MNQTVLHSTVFFTAYGPPGPLNYAAFFFTFLLFFITIFANISLMLVIYLESHLHKPMYIFLFNLAVNGLIGCLSVCPKIMDNLVNDIKDISHKGCLLQVFFSSVYATCAYVILAVMAYDRYVSICKPLQYHSIMTPSKVKMLVALVYFIPITMLAFQIFITSRLPVCSYNINKLFCDNLAVVKLSCVESALSNLYGICIIASLVVLPFVLNVLSYVKILLVCLKVSKESQTKAFNTCAPHLITFINFSTAIIFSVIYNRHSTVSKDVNVLISVQFILFPPLVHPIIYGIRTKEIRTCITKIIRTRIFSISLDFPHLKSERKLVPIMTLDGTAAGQGLPV